The genomic window GACCAGGACAGTGAACGGACACCCGTACCCCCACCCGGCGCAGCAGCCGACCGGTGCGACCCCGGGGTGGACCCCGCCGCCGTCCGGCGACTCCTGGTACCCGCCGGCCGGCACCGCGACGGCGACCCTCCCGCCGCTGGCACCTCCCCCGCCGCCGGCTCCGGCGAAGCGGGGCAGCGGGCGGCTGCGGATCGGCGTCGCCGCCCTGCTCGCCGGTGCCCTCATCGGCGGCGGGACCGGGGCCGGCGTCGTCGCCCTCACCGGGGGCGGCGGCAGCGCCGGCACGCCCGCCTCGGCGCAGTCGGTGGTCATCACCGACCCCGAGAACGCGACCGCCGTGACCGCCGCCGCCGCGAAGGCCTCGCCCAGCGTCGTCACCGTGTACGTCACCAGCGGCTCCGGCTCGGGCAGCGGCTCGGGCGTGGTGCTCTCCGCCGACGGCTACGTGCTCACCAACAACCACGTCGTCACGCTGGACGGCAGCACCGACGGCGCGACGGTCCAGGTGCGCACCTCCGACGGCACCCTCTACGACGCCACCGTCGTCGGCACCGACCCGACGTCGGACCTCGCCGTCATCCGGCTGCAGGGCGCCGACGGGCTGACCCCGGCCACCTTCGCCGACTCCGACGACGTGCAGGTCGGCGACCTCGCCGTCGCGATCGGCGCGCCGCTGGGCCTGTCCGACACCGTCACCGACGGGATC from Geodermatophilus normandii includes these protein-coding regions:
- a CDS encoding S1C family serine protease, with protein sequence MNGHPYPHPAQQPTGATPGWTPPPSGDSWYPPAGTATATLPPLAPPPPPAPAKRGSGRLRIGVAALLAGALIGGGTGAGVVALTGGGGSAGTPASAQSVVITDPENATAVTAAAAKASPSVVTVYVTSGSGSGSGSGVVLSADGYVLTNNHVVTLDGSTDGATVQVRTSDGTLYDATVVGTDPTSDLAVIRLQGADGLTPATFADSDDVQVGDLAVAIGAPLGLSDTVTDGIISATDRAVATGSTQDDATVIDALQTDAAINPGNSGGALVNAAGEVVGINTAIASVASGAPGASSQSGNIGVGFAIPSNTAKRIAEEIVRTGTATHAVLGVNAQTAGGSASSEVGTGAQVLQVQPGGAAEQAGLQAGDVVTAVGDRAVTSSTELTAAIRSSAPGDTVQLTVERGGQTTTVEVTLGSSAS